In Deltaproteobacteria bacterium, the sequence AGCGACCGGAACTCGCCGAACGCATCGAGCGCGAGGTCCCCGGCTTCGCCGGCCGGCTGCGGGTCCGGCCGGGCGTGGCGGGTCTGGCCCAGTTGGCGGGGGCTTACGACTCGGAGCCCCGGCGCAAGCTGCGCTACGACAATCTCTACATCGCCCGGATGAATCCCTGCCTCGATCTCAAGCTATGCCTTTTGTGCGTCGCCAGGATACCGCGCCGCCGGGACAGGGTGCGGGGGAAAGACCCCGGCCGGGCCGGGCGGCTCTGACGGACCGGACCCCGCCGGCAGCGGCGTTATGGAATTCATCAATAAGAAATATTCACCTCTCACGGATAATTATTCACCTCTCCGGGAAAAGCCTGTATGATCCAGAGGTCCGACTTTCAGCAGGTCGTTGAGAAAACCATTTCGGCGCCCTTCGACTTCGCAACGCCACGTCCAGGGCGCCATACCGCCGGAGCTCGGCCTCGGGTTCGAAGTCTCCGGGCGCAGGTAGAGCGGCGGGTGATGAACGGCAGGATACTGGTAACCGGAGGTGCCGGATACATCGGTTCGCATACGGTCCTCAATCTGGTCCGGTCCGGCTGTGAGGTCTTCGTGCTGGACAACCTCCAGTCCGGCTGCCGCCGGGCGGTGAGCCGGGAAGCGTCCTTTCATCGCATGGACATTCTTCGCCGCGGCGGCGTGCCGACGCTGATCCGGCGGTATGGCATCGACGCGGTCATTCATTTTGCCGCCCGCACCGTGGCGCCGGAATCGTTCGCAGAACCCGCCGAATACTACCGGACCAATGTCCTCGGGTCACGGCGCCTGCTGCAACACTGCATCGAACACGGCGTCAACCGGTTCGTCTTCTCATCCAGCGCGGCGGTATACGGGATTCCCCGCCACCGCACGGTGGGCGAAGACGGCCCTCTCGCCCCCATCAGTCCCTACGGCAGGACGAAACTGACCGCGGAGCGGATGCTGCGGGATCTGGCGGCGGCGTCCGGGGGGAAATTCCGGTTCGTGGCCCTGCGGTGCTTCAACGTCGCCGGAGCGCATATGGGAGGCATGCTTGGGCAGGCAACGTCCCATCCCGCCCACTTGGTCAAGGCCGCCTGTCAGGCGGCCCTTGGCCTGCGCCCGGAGCTTTCGATATTCGGGGACGGCCACCCCACCCCGGACGGGACCTGCATCAGGGACTACATCCACGTGGACGATGTGGCCGATGCGCACCTGCGTGCGCTCCAATACCTTCAGGCCGGCGGTGACAGCGCCGTCCTCAATTGCGGTTGCGGCCGCGGCTACAGCGTTCGTGAAGTCATCGAGTGCGTCAAGTCCGCCAGCGGCTCCGCTTTCCCGGTGGTCACGCGAGCCCCCCGCCGGGGAGACCCGCCGGCGCTGGTCGCCGACACGGACAGGGTGCGCCGGTTGCTCGGATGGTCCCCCCGGTTCGACGATCTCGCGACCATGTGCCGCTCCAGCCTCGAATG encodes:
- the galE gene encoding UDP-glucose 4-epimerase GalE → MNGRILVTGGAGYIGSHTVLNLVRSGCEVFVLDNLQSGCRRAVSREASFHRMDILRRGGVPTLIRRYGIDAVIHFAARTVAPESFAEPAEYYRTNVLGSRRLLQHCIEHGVNRFVFSSSAAVYGIPRHRTVGEDGPLAPISPYGRTKLTAERMLRDLAAASGGKFRFVALRCFNVAGAHMGGMLGQATSHPAHLVKAACQAALGLRPELSIFGDGHPTPDGTCIRDYIHVDDVADAHLRALQYLQAGGDSAVLNCGCGRGYSVREVIECVKSASGSAFPVVTRAPRRGDPPALVADTDRVRRLLGWSPRFDDLATMCRSSLEWERKLSERPTFAFSP